The genomic window CATcagcaccatccatctccagaactttttcatcttcccaaactgaaactctgtacccattaagcagtaaGTCCCTAGTCCCCCTCCCTTCAGTCCCAGAAGCCaccgttctgctttctgtctctatgaattagACTACCCTGGGTCCCTCATATtagtggaatcctacagtatttgtccttttgtgagtggctttttcacttagcataatgtcctcaaggtccatccatgtcgtaacatgtgtcagaattttcttcctttttaaggctgaataatattccattgtacatatataccccAGTTTCTTTCTCCACTCATCTATccacggacatttgggttgcttctacattttggctattgagaataatgcttctatgaacatgggtgtacaaacaCCTATTtgggtccctgctttcaattctctcAATTTGGTGTATATACCCACagatggaattgctggatcaatggtaattctgtttaagtttttgaggctTGGAGCCACTTCTACAGGGGAGGGGCCACTACCGAAAGACACTTGGCCCCGAAGTCCCTACCTTATGCCTATGTTGGGCTGTTCACCTGTTAGAAGATTTTCCCTTTGTGTGGAAACCACTAACCAACCATGTTCTAAACGGTTTTATTTGCTATAGACTTTCGTTGTTCggaaaacagaaaaggacagCCCCTTTAAGGACCAAGACTTGGAAAAGCGCACCGAGCGCTCAGCAGCAGCGGCTCCGGGGCTCCCTCCTTGGTGGATTCGCTGCCTCGCTCTGCCTGCACGCAGGCGTACCTCTCAGGGCTGGAGGCTGCACGGGCTGCGGCAGGCTCAGAGCCCTCATTCAGGGGAGCTCTCATTCTCGGAGCCTGGCCAGGAGAGTACGTTCCggttaaatagaaaaaagtaaaaagtaggCTCCCCTCACCCTGGGTACGCCCAAATCAACTCCCGTCCTCCTTCCAGCGTGGAAAGTGGTTTGGCGGAGCTAATAATACTGTCGTAGGGATATCGTGGTGCTAAGGGAAGGGAGGGTGAGAggttaaaaaattatatgtagtAGTAACAGTAAGACAAATAATCAGAACTAACATTATTATACTAACTCCCATTGCAGAAGGCCCCCCAAGGAGCAACGTTATCCCAGTGAGGACCGCTGAGTTTGAGTGGCAGCTGTCCTGCTTTACCTGGGACTAGGGGGTTTCCCAGGACACCGGACCTTCAGTACTAAAACCAGGAGAGTCCCAAGCAAATTGGGACAGTTGATCACCCTAAGTTCAGTCCCCCACTtgctggctatgtgactttgggctggttactttacttctctctgcctcagtttccccagagatAATATCCTCAGAGATGATCATATCTAACTCATACATttgttttgaggataaaataaaacatatgtaaAGCATTAAGCTCAGTACTTAATATGTAATAACCACAAATCAATGTTAGGTATTATTACCTAAATTCTTATGAATTTAACCTTGCAAGGTTTGTTTGCTCTTTTGGGGAGACagcagtttttgtttatttaaatatgtagtcCATCTACATCCACAAATGCATATAATAAAAGCCAAATATACAGCAGGActgctaaaaagaaaatatttaaaccacctagtagaagagagaaaagaatgaaccCCGAATCAAGGCTGACAGGTTTCTAGGAGTGTGCATTCGCTGGTCCTGGATTCAGAGGGAGGGGCTGTGTTTCACTGGGGGATGGGAAGCTGATCACTGGGTACCAGTGGATCTTCCTTTCTGCTTTGAGCAGCTTCTGAGTTAGATGTTCTTATTATGTCCATCTTAAGGAGCTAGAAACAGTAAAAAGCACATAGAAGCTCCCAGTCTGTGAGCTATCCTCCAAGTCCTTTTGTCAACTGTTTTGGGACTAGCTGCCGCCCATCCTGACTTTGTGAGAGGAACATGAGGAAGGGCCGGCAATTATAGGCCTGGGTAGCACAGCCGAGCCCGCTAACCCAGCATCCTAGAGCCAGAGAAGGCTTCAGAATTGAGTCTAATCCCCTTGCTTTGcaaatgagaacactgaggcccagaggccgGACTACTGTTCCCAGTGTCCGCGTCCTGGAGGAACCAGGACTAGAGGTGACCCCTCTAAAGTTGGTCAGGACTACCCAGAGAGGCTGTGGGCCAGGGACAGCTCACTAAGCCTAGGGACATAGGCCCGTGGCAAGTAAGAATGAATTTAGACAGTGTCCTCAAGTCTGCATTTCCAAATGGGTAGGTAGGTGGGCGGGGTTTACGTTTTCCCAAAGTAGGTCAAGTGGTTCTTCTGTGGATGAGATCAGCACAGTCTCCAAGGAGATCCCCTGGGTCTGCCTGTGGGCATCTGAAATGGGAAAGAGAGGGCCTCAAGGGGACTTGCTGTCGGGGTGGACCCAcctgtcccttccctcccctAAGAAACCGAAGCAGGGAGGAAAACTCCGAATGGCCTGATTGAAGCAACCTGCCCTGTCTAGGCCATGCTCCCTGAGACTCCGGGGAGCAGAGGGCCTGTGAGACACGGGAAACAGAAGTGGACTGCCTGGAAGGCTGGCCAGCCGTGCCTCAGTCCGGAGTGGCTTGTCAGAAAGACGGGGTTGGGCTGCACCCATCAGAGTGCGGAGCCCTTCCTCATGCAGGGAGGCCTCCGTTTTGCCATCAGTCTGAACTGGCCTCTGGCCTCTATGTTCACTTCTTTGGGGTTTGTCTCCTCCGGGCCCTGGCTCCTAGGGGTATGGGTCTTTTTAAAACGCAAATCCATTCTCCTTGCCTACCAGTGCTCACCACCTGACCAGCATTTACCAGTGTAGCTCACCCTTCACCCCCGTCCTTCCCacacccctttttccctcccctaGACACTATGTTCCAGCCACCCTGAGCTTTTCCACATCGCTTAGGTGtgttcctctctctgcttctcttttccctgTTAACCTTTCCCCTCTGTCCTCGTTAGCGTTATGCTAGATGCTGTCCCAAATCTCACATTTTCAGTGCTTGACACAATAGTGTTGTTTTCCCGTTCTCCTAAGAATCTATGCTGGTGTTCCCAGATGCTGtgtgatggggtgggggtgggggttgccATCTTTCACCTGTGGCTTCCAACATCGCCCGGGGCATCAACACCCCATTGGCACAATAAAAAAGAGCACTGGATGTTCCTATGAGGAGGTTTGTCATTACTGCTCACCTTTCACTGGCTAGAACTCAGCCACTTGGCCACATTTAACTGCAAGAGAGTCTGGGAAACATATTCTAGCTGTGTTCCCAGGGAAGAGCCAGCGGGTTTTTGTGAATACTTTGCCACACCATCCTTGAGGTGTCAGCCTAGGTCACATTCGCAGAAAGTGTCTCCTAACTCATGACTGAGTTGTTCCTTCTTAGTTGAGCCACACCACACTTGGTACCAATCCTTTTATAACCCACGTTTAAGGTAGAGTACAAGAAAGGCTtacttttgcatttttctgtgttAGACTGTATATTCGTTTCCTAACCCTGCTGTAATAAATACCACAAacttgtggcttaaaacaacacaaatgtattctcttacagttctgggggccagaagcCTGAGGTGGGTCTCAGTGGGTTAAAATCAAAGgatcagcagggctgtgctcctttctggaggctctgggggcaCCCGTCTCCTTGCTGCTTCCAGCTTCTAagggctgcctgcattccttggctcatggccccttccatcttcaaagccggcAGTCACTGCCCTCCAACCTCTGTTTCCCgggtcacatctccttctctgacccacctgcctccctcttataaagaccctagtgattacattgggtccacctagataatccagaataaacttcccatctcaagatctttagcTTAATCACATGTGCAAAgccccctttgccatgtaagggaACATATTCAAGGGCTCTGGAGATTGACACAGACACCTTTGGAGGGTGGTTATTTTGCCCACCACGAACTGGTAAGCTGTGTGAGGACTGCCTCCACTGTTTGTTGCTGCGGCCTTAGAAGCAGGCACAATGCCTGGGACAGTGCAGGTGCTCTTCCCTGTGTCGGTAATGGAACGGGTCGGGTTACAGCCTCCCAAGCTGAGTGGTGACCCTGCCAGAACTTCCCTCTCCCCATGAGACCTGCTCTGGCCTGCAGCCAGCTGCCCATTGGTCATCTCTCCTTCTTCACCATAGGAGGTGATCTCTAGAGAATTCACAGGGCATATGTCCTTCATGATCcaaggcaaattttaaaaaagcaactttattgaggtataatttacatataattaattcaccattttaagtgttcattgagttttgacaaatatttacacCCATCCAACCACCACCATGATTGATATGTGGTGTGCGTATTTATAGTTTGTTCTGTTGTTTTAGTGTACAGTTCTGAGTTCTAAGACCTGCATAGATGTgcgtaaccatcaccacaatcagcaTACCGAACGTTTCCATCACCTCCCCCAACTCTCCTGTGCTCCCCTTTGTAGTcacagcctcctcccctcccttacCCTTTGGCCACCACTGCTGTGTAATCTGAAGCTATAGTTCTGTCCAAGGCCAACTTTAATCATGATTACCTAGGTAgcgattttattaaaaataatccctTTCCTTTCATTGTATTGTATCCACTTTCCCATCCTACATCCTCAGCACAAAGGTGAGAGGCAGGTGACCAGATGAAAGCTTTGGGACGGGAAGGATTACTGAAGATCTTCATCAGGCCCACCAAAGACCCCCGGCCGCCTCTGGACCAGCCTTCCCTTCCATGCCGAGGGAAAACAACGATCCAGTTCAGCTCGGAGAGAAAACCACGTAACGGGAGTGAGGGAATCAGGTGATCTGGCTTTTCAATGTGACCTCAAGGTTGGAAAAGATCAATGACTTTCTGTGGAAGCAGAGTGAAGACATGATTACTTCACAGCAGCAAATAGATAGATGGCAGTTacaattacaaagaaagaaagaactagatCAAATACCAGATACAGCAGAGAAGTTTTCTTAttaaggtgaaattcacatagcataaaattagCTGTTGTAAAGTATACAACTCAGGGGCATTTTGTGCAtccacagtgttgtgcaaccaccacctctctcCAGCTCCAAAACATTTCAACACTCCAGAGGAAAACCTCGTACCCATTAGCAGTAATCTCCCCCAACACACCTTTCTCGCCTCCCAGACCGAAGCAACCACCAGTCTGccctctgtctctatggatttacctattctggatatttcatatacatggaatcacaACACCTGACGTTCTATGTCTGGTGTCTTTCACTCCGCATGATGCTTTGAGCGTGATATTGTAGCGCATCAGCACTTcctccctttttatggctgagtaacattCCGTTGTATGGGCACACCAGTttgcttctccattcatccactgacggACCACAGCATAGAATCTGTCTGCTTTTGAACTTGAACATCACTAAGACTATTTCTGCCCCCCAGAGCCCAACTCCAGTATCACCCCCAGGGTCTGTGCAATAAGGTTTCCCGTATATGTAACATAACAATTCTGTAAAGAAAGGAGCATTTCACAGATTCGGagtctgaggcacagaaagatgaaGTGACAGGATCCAGGTGGGATTCCAAGCCTAGCATCCATCCCTCTTCACCCCAGCTGGTGTCTCTGAGTGCAGGTAACTGAAAACAAAGTCCACTTCTTTGTGGAAAGCAAACTCCTTAGGAAGGATTTCAATGTGGACTAAACTAACACAGAAAATCCTTGAATTCTGTGTCCTTCCATAGGTGATTCTGAATATCCTCTGTGTCTCTTTCCAGGCGGCCAGAGagggtgcccagcacacagctcTCATCGCTTTCCTTTTTGACGCCCTCTCATTACTTTTAATTGCACCTGAGCCTCTCTAGCATCTTGTATTTTGATTCCTAATCCAGGAcatttctctgcctccctcccactgGTCCAGCACAGCACTTCCCTCTCTCAGAGCTCTCCAGAGAAGTGCCCCTAGAAAACGGCGCTGGTCTTCTGTAATGAATTCATTTCTATGATCAATAGTATAATATCCAAGTCCCGGCCTACTTACATAGCAATCGCCACACGAAAGCAATTATTACAtagggaagatttttaaaaggatgCCGTCTCAAAGCCCCATTTCCTGCTATATTAAGAACTCTATGGGAATTACCCTGACAAGAAGACAAAAAACGACTTCCAAGGATGCTGGTTAGAGACAATAGCTACACCAGTCCCATTAATGTTTAAAGTCAATGGAGCATAAAACTGCTTTTCTCTACTTACAGGCAGGCATCATCTTacggagagaaggaaaaaaattaccatttaacTCCCCTGAAATCCATAAGCCCTCCCCTAATTTTCATTCCCCTTGAAATTCTCCAGTAAGTACCAtcagaatgaaaatgagaatcaCTCTCTCTGGGGGGAACGGCTTCCAATCCTCAACAGTAAAGTGTGTAAAGAGCCCTCcatggagatggaggaggaaggccACCTTCTGGGAAAGGATCTGTCACCAAAACCTGCAGAACTAGTTGAGGTGGCACACTTTGGGGCTTGGGAGCCTCTGGGCTGACTTCAGGAAGGCCTCAAACAATCCCAGGTCAGGGTAGACACAGAATTCAAGGCAAGTGCAAGGAAGTAATGGCTTCAGGGTCCGTTTTACTTGGTGGGCTGCAAGGGGGAACCTTTCTCATGAATATATTAGCTGTTTCCCCCCAGGGGAACCGCTGGAATTGAGCCAGGCCTCTGTTAGTAAACCGTTGGACCTAATCCCACATTACATTCGTGTAATGCCTGACAAAGCCTGTtcccattatctcatttgatcctgaAAACAATcctcagagggaggcagggcaggggttatttcctccattttaccAGTGAAAACATTTGTAAACTGATTTGCCAGGAGCCACACACCCAGACGTGGCAGGAATGAGACCCGAATCTAGGTCTTTGTACAACCTGTTCAAGGTTCTTTTGACTCCACACAACAGACTGATCAAAATATTCGCAGCGCCACCCGGTCCTCATAACCATCAGCTTCACCAGCAGCTGGAGCTCACCAGGACAGAGCTCGTTTACACTGCCCACACACCTCTGTCCTGTGAAGAAATACAGCCCTGACCGGCAAGCTCTCTGGGGGGAAGAATATTTCATATTGTCTCCCTGCACCAAGGACCAAAATGATTCGAGATGGATTTGAAGAAAAACCAAGGCATTAGAACAATCTAAGGAAAATAGAATGGAATATTTAATAACTTTCCGGAGGCAAGAAGACTCTAAATTTAGCGTTGCGTTAGAAGACTCAAAGGAAGGGGTTTTGTACATTTGACTACATTAAAGTTTGTTAAGttttagtggaaaaaaaaaatgactgtacAGGGCCCCAAAAAACCCTGAAGAAATACTCATtgcaaaatacaaaagaaaagagtCAACTTCTGGTATGTAAAGGAGCATGCAAATACTTGACAAAAACTCAATAGGAAAAACTGATTAGGGAACAATTCACAGAGGAAGTATAGTTGGTTAACAGACATTTAGAAAACTACTCTATCTAactaaaatcaaagacagaaaaactgaaaggagTTATCAATACCACCTATgaaatcagcaaaaaaaaaattaactatcatACTCAAATAGTACTAGTGAAAGTGGAACGAATAAGGTATGCTCACACAGTAATGATGGGGAAGTAAATTTACCCAACTGCTGGAAAGCAACTTGGTACATTTATCAGAAACCTTAAAATACCCATATCCTTTGATTTAAAATTCTATTCCTGGAAATATGTTCTCAGGAAAGAACCAACATGGAAAGTTTTATGCACAAAACTGTTAGTCACACATTTATTTACAACGGTGAAATCAGGTAAACCGCAAACGTTAAAGGAACTGTTTAATAATTTATGGTACAGCCACTTGACGGAAATTTATGTCATCATTATATGTTCTCAAAGCACATGCAACAACGCGATCACCATTTATGGTATAATGAGAAGTGAAAAAGTGTATAACTGTATGTGTGGCTGTTTGAATAACAACTTTatagaaaaaggcagaaaaaaaattttctaaaatgtgaacCATGTTTGAGTCCTATAATTAAGAGAGATTTTCTCATCGCCCTATATTtctatttgaatctttttttaaatggtcaGCTCTTCTTTAGCCTTGCGGTGGCGCGTCCTCCTCCCGCGATGTGCCTGGGGGGCGTGAGGACTCGGCGGAGGGGGGAAGGCTCAGAGACCCTACCGGAGATCAATTCTGCCCTCCTGAGCAATACCCCCTGTACACCCCcagttccctcctccctcctctgcccccacctctccGGAGCCCGACGGCGGcgggcccctcccccaccgcgCCGGGGTCCCGGCGACTGCGGTGCCCGGGGGAGGAGCAGGGCCGGCCCAAGCGCTGCTGACacgtggggagggaggaagcgcCGGGGGAGGAGGGGttgggtgtgtgggtgggtgtgtccGTGAGTGGGAGAAACCAACCCAGGGCACCTCAGAGCCTCCATTTGCTCGTGCCGTTCGTTGGGCTGAGGAGGTACGCAGCTCTCCCCACGCCGGGGATCCCCTCATAGGCGGGTCCAGAGCGCAGAGACGGGAAGGCTCCGGCCACGGCCCTGCGCAGCCCGCGACGGCCCCGCGCCGCGGCGCCTCCTCGCGCGTTCCCCCACCCCGGCGCGGTGGTCGGGCCCGGCGGCGACGTCACCCATTGTTTACAAATCAACCGGAGCCGGTAGGATTCCGGCTCCCGCGGCTGCAGGCGCGCGGCGCGAGTGCCCGGCGGGTTGCGGCTTCCGCGtccgccccggcccggccccggctCTCGCACCGCGCACGGCTCCGCTGCGGCCCACCGAGCCCCGCACGCAGCCGAGCCGCCAGCAACGCCCGCAGAGCTCCGGGTGCTCGGGCGGGGGACCATGCCGTGccggagggaggaggaagaggaagccgGCGAGGAAgcggagggggaggaggaggaggaggacgacaGCTTCCTCCTGCTGGAGCAGTCGGTGACGCTGGGCGGCTCGGGCGAGGTGGACCGGCTGGTGGCCCAGATCGGCGAGACGCTGCAGCTGGACGCGGCGCAGGACAGCCCGGCCTCCCCGTGCGCGCCCCCGGGGCCGCCGCTGCAGCCCccgcggcccccggcggcggtgCGGGCGGACAAGGCCCGGTCCCCGGGGCTGCCGCTGCTTCTGTCGCCGGCGCCGGCCGAGGCGGGGGTCCCGGCGCCCCCGGGGGCCCTGCGCTGCGCCCTCGGGGATCGCGGTCGCGTGCGGGGCCGGGCTGCGCCCTACTTTGTGGCCGAGCTCGCCGCAGGCCCCAGCGCGCTGCCCGGGCCGTGCCGGCGAGGGTGGCTGCGGGGTGCCGTCGCCTCCCGCCGCCTGCAACAGCGGCGATGGCCCCCAGCCGGGGCGCGCGCCCGAGACGACGACCCGCACCGGCTCCTGCAGCAGCTGGTGCTCTCGGGGAACCTCATCAAAGAGGCTGTGCGGAGGCTCCAGCGAGCCGTCGCCGCGGTTGCCGCCACCGGCCCTGCGGGCGTCCCTGGGCCCGGGGGCAGCCGCAGCGGACCCGACCCCGTCGCCCTGCAGCCCTCTGGCGCCTTGCACTGACCCTGGGcccctggaggaggaagaggaggtcgCTGCGGAGACCCAACAGCGTCCTGCCCTCACCAACCCTGAGCTGAAGCCTTCGTCGCTGTCCTGGGAGCGACCGCCTAGGCTGCGGGGAGGCGCGTGGGGAGAGACCTCAAGTCGAGAAGTTATCGGCCCTGGCTAGGCTGTCGGAGGAAACTTGAGCGTGGAGAAACGCATCGGCGAGGGTGCATCCGTGCCGCGTGAGAATTTCCCCGGCTACCTCGGGGCCATGGACCTGGAATAAACTGGGAGAACTATGGCAGCTACTTGCATCCACTTGTACCTGACCTAACCCTTCGGGGCGTCGTGTGCTTGGATTGTTTAAAGATAGGACTCCAAGGGACGGGAATCACATGGGCTTTATAACAATACTTGAAAACTAATGACACGAatacatttcctttattttccggTGGAAGAGCTTAGTGAAAATGGTGCTACAATTGCTGTGCAAAGAAATCCCGGAGGGCAGAAGAATGTAAAAGcttgtggggggggggaggggggttggcATCGCCCCCTTTCTCCCAGCTAAGCGGCAGCTGGTGGAGGTGGGAGATGTGAACTCCAGTTAGGGGGTCGGAGGGAGGTGGAAAATTTTGAAGGTGGGTAGAATTGGAGTTCAATGTGGACTTTTAAATGACTTGACCTTGCCACCTGTGGTTCAAGGTCACGGTCTGCTGTCGGTGGGAGGCTGTGGGGTTCCTGGGAGAGCTAACTCACCCCTGTATCGTTTCCTTCTCTTGTTCTAAGAAGAACCGGTCTGTGCTTGGCTACCTCTTGGAGTCTCCCGAGGACAGAGGCGGAGAGGGACGTGTGGGgagagttatttgttttttctgtgcttttctctttccggaactcctcttcctcctccgtTGAGGCCACTCTTGGCCCTGCCATGAGCTTtctcagaaagtcacaaaccatcCCTTCAGTCTCTCTCCTGTCGTCCCAGCTCGCCTTTTTTATTCCACCCTTTCTGGTGTCTCCCCTCCATGGATGAGACCCTGGATGTTGTTCTGCTCCCGTTCTGGCCCTCTGCAGCCGTGGTTCTGAGCCTCAGTGGGTCGTCACCCCTCCTGCTACCAGCTCTTCTTTGTGAGTGActgaaaccatttttaaaatgtgactctCCGGGAGGAGAAACCGCTGGCTTTACCCTTCTGAAACTTGACGGCGCTTTAAGTAAGGTGCCACCCCCAAACTTTTAAGGTAgctaaacaaattttttttaaaaagattcaatGGCTTGTTCATCCTCCAGATGTAGCTATTGACGTACACTTCGCACCGGAGTGTCTGAAATTGTGGTGGTCCTGATTTATAggatttcttaattaaaatatcagctgaataaatttgttttttgttttggagcATGGTTTGGCTTTTTGGTGGAAGGTGGGGGAAAGAAAAGTGCATGGGGACACCTTTCATAATGAAGAATGCACTGGGGACCCGGGCTCAGCACAGGATACTGGTGGAGCTGCCATACTTGGGTGCTTCTGGGTTGATATTCCACAACATCAGAAAATTAAGTCCAGGTTTTTAAAAGCTGCTACATGGGCTTCCACTCCCTTTGCGGACTAGGAACATATTCCAGAAACACTTTCTAGGCTGGAGGGCCGAGGCCAAGCGATTTGCTGTGTCtggagggaggtggagagaggtgaGCTTTCCTCTGGAGTTTTGTGTGAAGAATGAGGGCACAGGCAGACCCAGCCTGTTTTCTTCCTGGAGACTGGCTCACTCTTGAGCTGTGGCCTAGGGAAAGGAGAACAGGGTTTTACAGCGGTGTATTTGGTCTTTGTGAAATGGCTCAATttgagcagggggtgggggtggggttagATTAACTGAAGTGGCCCTtcctcgcccccccccccccccccccccccccccccccccccccgccctcaGTTGCCTCTCGCCTCTTCCCCAGGCATGGAACCCTTGCTGAGCCCCCTCCTCCTTGGGAGCCTTTCTTGGTACAGCCCAGCTCTGCTAAGCAGCCCCTGggcacccctcctccccagcacctGCCCACGCTGGGGCTGCAGGGGAAGGCTAGTGCTCAGTGCTCAGTGACTTGGTTGACTCAGCCCTGCTGCTCAGCAGCTGTGTCATCCCCCGCAAGGCACTGCTCTGTGCTTTTCCCTCCTCTCATTTGTAAGGCAATAATACTTAATAGGGTACCTGGGAGGTAAAATGAGGACCTGAGGTGTCTGGGACACTTAAGTACTCAAAAAATGATAGCTGCTAATTCCTGGCACCACCACTGCCCTTTCCTCCTGCAGGGGGCCCATATCTACCTCCTAAGTGTTCCCCACTTGCCCTCACCAACACCTCAGCCACCTCTTCTCTTCCACTATGAGCACAAGCTATTGCCCCCTCTTGCTTCTATACCCTCTAAGTCCCTTTTCCTGAACTTCCAGAAGGCTGCCTCCACGCACCTTCCAAAGGGtctgtttctctgctttcatCATGCGGGGGCTAGCATTTACCAAAcacatgtgccaggtactgttctgggGGCTTAAATCATCTCATTATGTATGGCTTTATTTGCCATGAGGTAGGCACTGTTTTCtccatttcataaatgaggaCACAGAAGCCCAGGAGATTAAGTGATTTTCCAGAAGTCACCACGTtttaagtggtggagctgggatttgaacccaggcagtctggctccaggatCTGCTGCCCTCAACCAGATCTGCCAGTCATACTGTACCCTCTACATAAGACTTTCTTGACACCATTTTCTCCCGTGTTGGATTTATTAACGTTCTTAAGAGCATCCCACAGCCCTTGACCCACTAAATACCTCAACACAATAGCACAccattctcaaactcttcttgTACACCAGCCACAGATGTGCAACGTGCTGGGGATCTGGGATGAGGCAGGGTTTCAGACACCCTGGAAGAACCCAGAAGCAGGTTTGGGGCTGAGGTCTTCACATAAGATAATAGGAATTGCATGAGAGAGGCACAGATAACGAATGGCATATGGCTGCTGCTTTTAGACCCTTAAGTCTCATCAAGTAAGATGAAGGCATAGGGCCAAGATGGTGAGGTTTCATGCAGTGCAGATGTCCTGTGGTCTGCACCAAGGCCAGAAGAGCACTCAGGAATGAAGTTAGAATGGTGACTGTAGACAAGGAGAGAAGATCTACAGGACCTGAGAAAGTAGAGGGAAAGGGAATAGCCCTGTTGTGGGCAGGCAGTCCAGCAGGCACCTTTTACGAGATGTTACTTCTCTCTTCACagtggggagaggtgggaatTAGCAGTGGGAGagcaggatctgaactcatgGCTCAAGTCCATCCTCCTGTCCCCTGTCTGAGCCTGCCTGTGCCTTTCCTTAGGAAACCCAGCTCCTGCTATTGCTCAGTCATTTGCAAAGGTGGTAGAGAGCCTAGtcctgg from Equus asinus isolate D_3611 breed Donkey chromosome 2, EquAss-T2T_v2, whole genome shotgun sequence includes these protein-coding regions:
- the FRAT2 gene encoding GSK-3-binding protein FRAT2, which encodes MPCRREEEEEAGEEAEGEEEEEDDSFLLLEQSVTLGGSGEVDRLVAQIGETLQLDAAQDSPASPCAPPGPPLQPPRPPAAVRADKARSPGLPLLLSPAPAEAGVPAPPGALRCALGDRGRVRGRAAPYFVAELAAGPSALPGPCRRGWLRGAVASRRLQQRRWPPAGARARDDDPHRLLQQLVLSGNLIKEAVRRLQRAVAAVAATGPAGVPGPGGSRSGPDPVALQPSGALH